A genome region from Scleropages formosus chromosome 6, fSclFor1.1, whole genome shotgun sequence includes the following:
- the cryba4 gene encoding beta-crystallin A4, whose product MTHQCTKFSGHWKMIVFDEECFQGRRHEFTSECSNVMEFGFESVRSLRVESGAWVGYEHAAYQGQQFVLERGDYPQCDAFGGSNAYHVERLTSFRPISCANHRECRMTIFEKENFLGCKGEISDDYPSLQAMGWGNNEVGSLRVHAGAFVCYQYPGYRGYQYIMECDRHCGDYKHFREFGSHSQTPQIQSIRRIQQ is encoded by the exons ATGACCCACCAATGCACCAAGTTCTCCGGCCACTGGAAG ATGATCGTGTTCGATGAGGAGTGCTTCCAGGGCCGCCGCCACGAGTTCACGTCCGAGTGCAGCAACGTCATGGAGTTTGGGTTCGAGAGCGTGCGCTCCTTGAGGGTCGAGAGCGGCGC CTGGGTGGGCTATGAACACGCCGCCTACCAAGGGCAGCAGTTTGTGCTGGAGAGGGGCGACTACCCCCAGTGCGACGCCTTCGGAGGCAGCAACGCGTACCACGTTGAGAGGCTCACCTCCTTCAGGCCCATCTCCTGCGCC AACCACAGGGAGTGTCGCATGACCATCTTCGAGAAGGAGAACTTCCTGGGCTGCAAGGGCGAGATCAGCGATGACTACCCCTCCCTGCAGGCCATGGGCTGGGGCAACAATGAAGTGGGTTCCCTGCGCGTCCACGCGGGGGC CTTCGTGTGCTACCAGTACCCCGGATACCGCGGTTACCAGTACATCATGGAGTGCGACCGCCACTGCGGGGACTACAAGCACTTCAGAGAGTTCGGCTCCCACTCCCAGACCCCCCAGATCCAGTCCATCCGTCGTATCCAGCAGTAG